A portion of the Parasedimentitalea marina genome contains these proteins:
- the nuoK gene encoding NADH-quinone oxidoreductase subunit NuoK, which yields MIPTLWYLILAATLFVIGAAGVLLRRNVLIVLMSLELMLNSVTINLLAFGHAQQDLRGQIIAIFVIAITAAEVAVALGILVALLRNKHTLEVDELTILKG from the coding sequence ATGATCCCGACGCTTTGGTATTTAATCTTGGCCGCGACTTTATTTGTGATCGGTGCAGCGGGCGTTCTTTTGCGGCGCAATGTGTTGATCGTTCTGATGTCGCTTGAGCTGATGTTGAACAGTGTGACCATCAATCTTTTGGCATTTGGCCATGCGCAGCAAGACTTGCGTGGTCAGATCATCGCCATTTTTGTCATTGCAATCACGGCCGCCGAAGTCGCGGTTGCACTGGGTATTCTGGTTGCGCTTTTGCGCAATAAACACACGTTGGAAGTGGATGAGCTGACGATACTGAAAGGCTAA
- a CDS encoding NADH-quinone oxidoreductase subunit M codes for MMGFPVLSLLILLPAAAALVVPFLRSTQAARWVALIVLLADFLLAVWVLISFDASTAAMQFGEHYAWVPSLGISYRLGVDGISVWFVLLTTLLGWICVLASWTSITTRVAEFMTCLLAMQSLMVGVFCALDMILFYILWEAMLVPMYLMIGIWGGANRVYAAFKFFLYTLAGSLLFLIGILLLYFNAGQTFDMLALMEARYPVNLQIWVFLAFLVAFAVKVPMVPLHTWLPDAHVQAPTAGSIILAGVLLKMGAYGFLRFSLPMLPDAAHYFAPLMIALSAVAIVYGGFLALVQRDIKKLIAYSSVSHMGFITLGLFTFDTMGLSGAVIQMFNHGITTGALFLCVGLIYERTHSREIASYGGLIKAVPLFGILFAGFLLASMAVPGLNGFIGELLVLAAAFGVSSWAGAAGVLGALTGAAYLLGVYRQMLLGPTAAPGDAILWDLNQRELICALPLLMFVVWFGLYPKPFLNILQPSLDHLMIQTTLSVVTP; via the coding sequence ATGATGGGGTTTCCGGTTCTAAGCCTGCTGATCCTGTTGCCCGCTGCGGCGGCCTTGGTGGTGCCATTCTTGCGCAGCACGCAAGCCGCCCGTTGGGTCGCCTTAATCGTCTTGCTTGCGGATTTTCTGTTGGCAGTCTGGGTCTTGATCTCATTTGACGCCAGCACGGCGGCGATGCAGTTTGGAGAACATTATGCCTGGGTGCCCTCGCTGGGGATCAGCTACCGGCTGGGTGTTGACGGGATCAGTGTCTGGTTTGTGTTGCTGACAACACTGCTGGGCTGGATCTGCGTGCTGGCCTCCTGGACCTCTATCACCACCCGCGTGGCCGAATTCATGACCTGCCTGCTGGCGATGCAAAGCCTGATGGTCGGAGTGTTCTGCGCGCTGGACATGATCCTGTTTTACATCCTGTGGGAGGCGATGCTGGTGCCGATGTATCTGATGATCGGCATCTGGGGCGGGGCCAACCGGGTCTATGCGGCGTTCAAATTCTTTCTCTATACGCTGGCCGGCAGCCTGCTGTTTCTGATCGGCATCCTGCTGCTCTATTTCAACGCGGGCCAGACCTTTGACATGCTCGCCCTGATGGAGGCCCGCTATCCGGTCAATTTGCAGATCTGGGTCTTTCTGGCCTTTCTGGTGGCCTTTGCCGTCAAGGTGCCGATGGTGCCGCTGCACACCTGGTTGCCGGATGCCCATGTGCAGGCGCCCACAGCGGGCAGTATCATTCTGGCCGGTGTGCTGTTGAAAATGGGCGCCTATGGCTTCCTGCGGTTCTCGTTGCCGATGCTGCCCGATGCCGCGCATTACTTCGCGCCTTTAATGATTGCGCTGTCGGCTGTGGCGATTGTCTATGGCGGCTTTCTGGCGCTGGTGCAGCGCGACATCAAGAAGCTGATTGCCTATTCCAGCGTCAGTCACATGGGGTTTATCACCCTTGGCCTGTTCACATTCGACACCATGGGCCTGTCTGGCGCGGTGATCCAGATGTTCAACCACGGCATCACCACCGGCGCGCTGTTCCTGTGTGTCGGGTTGATATACGAGCGCACCCACTCACGCGAAATTGCCAGTTACGGCGGGCTGATCAAGGCGGTGCCGCTGTTTGGCATCCTGTTCGCGGGGTTCCTGCTGGCCTCGATGGCGGTGCCGGGCCTGAATGGGTTCATCGGCGAGCTGCTGGTGCTGGCGGCCGCCTTTGGGGTCAGCAGCTGGGCCGGGGCCGCCGGGGTCTTGGGCGCGCTGACCGGTGCTGCCTATCTGCTGGGGGTCTATCGTCAGATGTTGCTGGGACCGACTGCGGCGCCGGGGGATGCAATCCTGTGGGACCTGAACCAACGCGAGCTGATCTGTGCGCTGCCACTGCTGATGTTTGTGGTCTGGTTCGGGCTGTATCCCAAACCGTTTCTCAACATTCTGCAGCCCTCGCTGGACCATCTGATGATTCAGACGACCCTATCAGTGGTGACACCATGA
- a CDS encoding NuoI/complex I 23 kDa subunit family protein, with the protein MKRTGWIGRIFFADLLAGLRLTLGYMLSKTVTHHYPDFEKWVPYQRHRGHHFMNTNEKGEVNCVACGLCSTICPCDCITVIPFETDDGDRRPKVFDIDLARCLYCGLCEDACPADAIKLGQEYEVSTTDRSTLKVHLDDLIAAPRKSETGGVVKPAKLDVAGNQHSILQPGTSSGHDWWSRIRRQ; encoded by the coding sequence GTGAAACGAACCGGGTGGATTGGGCGAATTTTCTTTGCTGATCTATTGGCCGGGCTACGTCTGACACTGGGCTATATGCTGTCCAAGACCGTGACACATCACTACCCGGATTTTGAGAAATGGGTTCCGTATCAGCGTCACCGGGGCCATCATTTTATGAATACCAACGAAAAGGGCGAGGTGAATTGCGTTGCCTGTGGTCTGTGTTCAACAATCTGCCCCTGCGACTGCATTACCGTCATTCCATTCGAAACTGACGATGGGGATCGTCGGCCCAAGGTGTTTGATATCGACTTGGCGCGCTGTCTGTATTGCGGGTTGTGCGAGGATGCCTGCCCGGCGGATGCGATTAAATTGGGTCAGGAATACGAAGTGTCGACCACCGACCGCTCCACGTTAAAGGTGCACCTTGACGACTTGATTGCGGCCCCCCGTAAATCCGAGACGGGCGGCGTCGTTAAGCCCGCCAAGTTGGACGTGGCGGGCAATCAGCACTCGATCCTTCAGCCGGGTACATCCAGCGGCCATGACTGGTGGTCACGTATCCGAAGGCAATAA
- a CDS encoding NuoB/complex I 20 kDa subunit family protein: protein MGILSNQFQDNVFFASSDAIINWSRKSSLWPQTFGIACCAIEMISAGCARYDLDRFGVVFRPSPRQSDVMIVAGTVTRKMAPIVRRLYDQMAEPRYVIAMGTCAISGGVYNTYAVVQGVDHVVPVDIHVAGCPPRPEALLHGFVQLQEKISGTKVLRAETPIDAAMEPS, encoded by the coding sequence ATGGGAATCCTAAGCAATCAATTTCAAGACAACGTCTTTTTCGCCTCTTCAGATGCCATCATAAACTGGAGCCGCAAGTCGTCGTTATGGCCGCAGACCTTCGGCATTGCCTGCTGTGCGATCGAAATGATTTCGGCCGGTTGTGCGCGCTATGATCTGGACCGGTTCGGCGTGGTGTTTCGCCCGTCGCCCCGGCAGTCGGATGTGATGATCGTGGCAGGCACCGTGACCCGAAAAATGGCGCCGATTGTGCGGCGTCTGTATGATCAGATGGCCGAGCCCCGCTATGTGATCGCTATGGGTACCTGCGCCATTTCCGGTGGGGTCTATAACACTTACGCGGTGGTACAGGGGGTGGATCATGTGGTGCCCGTCGACATCCATGTCGCCGGCTGTCCACCGCGCCCCGAGGCCCTGTTGCATGGATTTGTACAGCTTCAGGAAAAGATCTCCGGCACCAAGGTTTTGCGGGCAGAGACCCCGATTGATGCTGCGATGGAACCCTCCTGA
- a CDS encoding NADH-quinone oxidoreductase subunit N: MDLTRIMVSVLLSGPEIIVILGACVVLMLSLVPRPGQGGLLAGLSLVMIALAAGMSATLGHTPQSGYQGMFVVDGIATYFKLLLYLGTALTVLISGGYLGAENTDKGEYYALLLFALCGAMIMVSGTDLLIIYIGLELQALAIYVLVGFLTTNARSNEAALKYVILGAFSSGLLLFGLSMFYGLTGTTQLSAMALALGTADAGDPLLVLATLFLLVGLLFKVGAVPFHMWLPDIYEGAPSPVTGLMSTVGKVAAFAVVLRLLLHDLSALTPIWHDIVVIAAVLTMAVGSLAALVQTNIKRMLAYSSIAHGGFLLLGLLAGGSDGQASVMFYLLVFTFMNLGLFAVIVLLNQGADRGEPIWDFSGLAKTHPGLALITLIFLLSLAGIPPTGGFFAKFYVLVALVETGQVALAVIAVLFSAVSAWFYLRIIMLMYMDETAHPAQVLVAPAMRVVLAVTLIGTVLTGGLPAMFLDAAQAAARAGLG; the protein is encoded by the coding sequence ATGGATCTAACACGGATCATGGTTTCGGTGCTGCTGTCTGGCCCTGAAATTATCGTTATTCTCGGCGCCTGTGTTGTATTGATGTTGTCGCTGGTGCCGCGACCGGGGCAGGGCGGGCTGCTTGCCGGGCTTAGTCTGGTGATGATCGCATTGGCCGCCGGGATGAGTGCTACATTGGGCCACACCCCACAATCGGGCTATCAGGGAATGTTCGTGGTCGACGGTATCGCGACCTATTTCAAGCTGCTGCTTTATTTGGGCACAGCGCTGACCGTGCTGATCTCGGGTGGGTATCTGGGGGCCGAAAACACTGACAAGGGCGAATACTACGCGCTGTTGTTGTTTGCCCTGTGCGGGGCGATGATCATGGTGTCCGGCACCGATTTGCTGATCATCTACATCGGGCTCGAGCTGCAGGCGCTGGCGATCTATGTGCTAGTGGGATTCCTGACCACAAATGCCCGCTCGAATGAGGCGGCGTTGAAATATGTCATTCTGGGTGCGTTCTCTTCGGGGCTGCTGCTGTTTGGCCTGTCAATGTTCTACGGGCTGACCGGCACCACGCAGCTCAGTGCAATGGCCCTGGCGCTGGGTACGGCAGATGCAGGTGACCCACTTCTGGTGCTGGCAACTCTGTTCTTGCTGGTGGGCCTGTTGTTCAAGGTCGGCGCGGTGCCGTTTCACATGTGGCTGCCTGACATCTACGAGGGCGCTCCTTCGCCGGTGACCGGTCTTATGTCCACTGTCGGCAAGGTCGCCGCCTTTGCTGTTGTCCTGCGTTTGCTGTTGCATGACCTCTCGGCGCTGACCCCGATCTGGCACGACATTGTGGTGATTGCGGCAGTGCTGACCATGGCGGTGGGCAGTTTGGCAGCGCTGGTGCAGACCAACATCAAACGGATGCTGGCCTATTCCTCGATTGCGCATGGTGGCTTTCTGCTGCTGGGCCTACTGGCGGGCGGCAGCGACGGGCAGGCCAGCGTCATGTTCTATCTGTTGGTGTTTACCTTCATGAACCTGGGTCTGTTTGCGGTGATTGTCTTGCTGAACCAGGGGGCAGATCGCGGCGAGCCGATCTGGGACTTTAGCGGGCTTGCCAAAACCCATCCCGGACTGGCGCTGATCACTCTGATCTTTCTGCTGTCGCTGGCCGGTATCCCTCCGACGGGTGGGTTTTTTGCGAAATTTTATGTGCTGGTTGCCTTGGTCGAGACGGGCCAGGTCGCGCTGGCGGTGATTGCGGTTTTGTTCAGCGCCGTCTCGGCCTGGTTCTACCTGCGTATCATCATGTTGATGTATATGGACGAAACGGCTCATCCAGCACAGGTTCTGGTCGCTCCCGCTATGCGTGTGGTTCTTGCTGTGACACTGATCGGCACAGTCCTGACCGGAGGGCTGCCTGCTATGTTCCTGGATGCTGCACAGGCGGCGGCAAGGGCAGGCTTGGGTTGA
- a CDS encoding NADH-quinone oxidoreductase subunit J: protein MEREFFLLLSGVATISGLLVVVARNPIHSALALVACLVQIAAIYILLGAPFLAVIQIFVYVGAVMVLFLFVIMMLDVRKEAQTRYLRGAAWPGVIVLLLLAAELFALLIQSTRLHAVMGPGQPISQQPSVEDLSLLLFQDFLLPFEVASVILLVALVGAVVLARTDDKAAGVSADRSQQRGRQ from the coding sequence ATGGAGCGCGAGTTTTTTCTGCTGTTGTCGGGTGTTGCAACCATATCAGGCCTGCTGGTGGTGGTGGCGCGCAATCCTATCCACAGTGCTCTGGCGTTGGTTGCCTGTCTGGTTCAGATCGCTGCCATATACATCCTGCTGGGCGCGCCATTTTTGGCTGTGATCCAGATTTTTGTCTATGTCGGCGCGGTGATGGTGCTGTTCTTGTTTGTCATCATGATGCTGGATGTCCGCAAAGAGGCGCAGACCAGATACCTGAGAGGTGCCGCTTGGCCCGGTGTCATTGTGTTGCTGCTTCTGGCGGCTGAACTGTTTGCCCTGTTGATACAAAGTACTCGGCTGCATGCGGTCATGGGACCGGGTCAACCGATCAGCCAGCAGCCCTCGGTCGAAGATCTCAGTCTCTTGTTGTTCCAGGATTTCTTGCTGCCGTTTGAGGTGGCCTCGGTGATCTTATTGGTGGCTTTGGTCGGCGCAGTGGTGTTGGCCCGTACGGATGACAAGGCGGCAGGAGTGAGCGCAGACAGGTCTCAACAGAGGGGCCGCCAATGA
- the nuoH gene encoding NADH-quinone oxidoreductase subunit NuoH, producing the protein MEYVLSFLPMIVKMAIVIGVLLLLPLPLTWLERKIAAHIQQRPGPMRVGWHGLLQPLADAIKLLTKEDHIPAEADRMLFAIAPVVALVPPFLVFVAIPFGDPIQVFGTTVTLSLADLNVGLLFILAVSGIGVFGTILAGWASNSKYAVLGSLRSIAQMISYEIPMGFSVIGVVMLANSMQLTQIVAAQQGLWNIVVQPIGFFVFFVAGLAEAQRIPFDLPEAEGDLGAGYHTEYSGIRFSLFMLAEYLVLVALAFLNVLLFFGGWLGGPAFLPPVIWLFLKVGFFIWVFMWLRFTFPRYRYDQLMTIGWKVLLPLSLLNILVSGFLML; encoded by the coding sequence ATGGAATATGTTCTGAGTTTTCTACCGATGATCGTCAAAATGGCCATAGTTATTGGCGTTTTGCTGCTGCTCCCTTTGCCTCTGACTTGGTTAGAGCGCAAGATTGCGGCCCATATCCAACAACGCCCCGGTCCAATGCGGGTGGGGTGGCATGGATTGTTGCAGCCCTTGGCCGATGCCATAAAATTGCTGACCAAAGAAGACCATATTCCAGCCGAGGCTGACCGAATGCTGTTTGCCATCGCCCCCGTCGTGGCGCTGGTGCCTCCATTTCTGGTCTTTGTGGCGATCCCATTCGGCGATCCCATTCAGGTCTTCGGGACCACCGTAACTCTGTCACTGGCGGATCTGAATGTCGGATTGTTGTTCATTCTTGCGGTCTCCGGAATTGGGGTGTTTGGCACCATCCTGGCGGGCTGGGCCTCGAACAGCAAGTATGCGGTACTGGGCAGTCTGCGCTCCATTGCACAGATGATTTCCTACGAAATTCCAATGGGGTTTTCGGTGATCGGGGTGGTCATGCTGGCCAATTCCATGCAGTTGACCCAGATCGTTGCGGCGCAACAGGGACTGTGGAACATCGTGGTGCAGCCGATTGGTTTCTTTGTGTTCTTTGTTGCCGGCCTGGCCGAGGCCCAGCGGATTCCCTTTGATCTGCCCGAGGCCGAAGGCGACTTGGGGGCTGGGTATCATACGGAATATAGCGGCATTCGGTTCTCGTTGTTCATGTTGGCGGAATACCTGGTTTTGGTTGCCTTGGCCTTTCTGAACGTGCTGCTTTTCTTTGGCGGATGGCTGGGCGGCCCGGCGTTTCTGCCGCCTGTCATCTGGCTGTTCCTCAAGGTCGGATTCTTCATTTGGGTGTTTATGTGGTTGCGTTTCACATTTCCGCGCTACCGTTATGACCAGTTGATGACCATTGGCTGGAAAGTTTTGCTACCACTTTCGCTTCTGAATATTTTGGTGAGCGGTTTTTTGATGTTGTAA
- a CDS encoding NADH-quinone oxidoreductase subunit C has translation MVASDRPLTAPLTTAVQRYGQRVSIDHSASDMTCLVVAPEDLVALCTHLRDDPALRFDFLSDICGVDIFPQTPRFMLVYHLFSVPHKWRLRLKCRLGDPPNAPTVIPVWPTANWHEREAYDMYGITFDGHPDLRRIYMWDGFDGYPMRRDFPLRGYKDDYNPLGVTRPSEAGE, from the coding sequence ATGGTTGCGAGTGACAGGCCTCTGACGGCGCCCCTGACCACGGCGGTGCAGCGCTATGGTCAAAGGGTCAGCATTGACCACAGCGCGTCGGATATGACCTGTTTGGTGGTGGCCCCTGAAGATTTGGTTGCTCTGTGCACCCATTTACGCGATGACCCGGCGCTGCGGTTTGATTTTTTGTCGGATATCTGCGGTGTAGACATCTTCCCGCAAACGCCACGGTTCATGCTGGTCTATCACCTGTTCTCGGTGCCGCATAAATGGCGTCTTCGTCTGAAATGCCGCCTTGGTGACCCGCCAAATGCGCCGACGGTGATCCCGGTGTGGCCCACCGCCAACTGGCACGAGCGCGAGGCCTATGACATGTATGGCATCACCTTTGACGGTCACCCGGATCTGCGGCGGATTTACATGTGGGATGGCTTTGACGGCTACCCGATGCGCCGGGATTTCCCTCTGCGCGGATATAAGGATGACTACAACCCCTTGGGTGTTACGCGACCGTCAGAGGCAGGCGAATGA
- a CDS encoding monovalent cation/H+ antiporter subunit D family protein: MELLLNIRPLLAVFVSLTAAVLILCLRKQANLRDTVSVGAAVLKFLIVISLAPLVMAGGTHDLTLFEVLPGVAFAFRVDALGMVFATVSSLLWILAALYSIGYMRSQNEHAQTRFFAAFAVSLSAAVGGAFAANLFTLVIFYEILSLVTYPLVYHKEDSDSWVGSRRYMVYLVGASKSLLLAALALTYHLTGSLDLMPQGVFGDVDASGTLLSVVYFCYLFGFAKAAIMPFHGWLPAAMVAPTPVSALLHAVAVVKMGVFCLLRVIFHVMGVDLMGSLGLGIATAYLVSFTIVMASIYALTRDDLKARLAYSTVSQLSYIILGAVLLTPMAAVGGVTHIAAHAFSKITLFFCAGSIYCASHRRNISDLAGIGRHLPWTMGAFFIGTLGMIGLPPTGGFISKWYLVLGSAQAGEMVFLVVLLASAVLNAAYFLPITYTAFFERSKPSQDQTLVAMQEVREIPMVAVPLMISALLSVALGLNPGFFVELAQLVMRGAGLG, from the coding sequence TTGGAATTATTGCTAAATATCAGACCCTTACTTGCAGTTTTTGTCAGTCTGACAGCGGCTGTCCTGATCCTGTGCCTGCGCAAGCAGGCCAACCTTCGCGATACGGTGTCGGTTGGGGCGGCGGTGCTGAAATTCCTTATCGTGATCTCGTTGGCGCCATTGGTGATGGCAGGGGGCACCCATGATTTGACCCTGTTTGAGGTCCTGCCGGGGGTCGCCTTTGCCTTTCGGGTCGATGCGCTGGGCATGGTCTTTGCAACGGTTTCCAGCCTGTTGTGGATTCTGGCGGCGCTGTATTCGATTGGCTATATGCGCAGCCAGAACGAGCACGCACAGACACGGTTCTTCGCCGCCTTTGCGGTGTCTTTGTCAGCCGCCGTTGGCGGCGCCTTTGCGGCCAATTTGTTTACGCTGGTGATCTTTTACGAGATCCTCAGCCTGGTGACCTACCCGTTGGTTTATCACAAAGAGGACAGCGACAGCTGGGTCGGCAGTCGCCGGTATATGGTCTATCTGGTTGGCGCGTCGAAATCCCTGCTGCTGGCTGCACTGGCGCTGACGTACCACCTGACGGGGTCGCTGGATTTGATGCCGCAGGGGGTGTTTGGCGATGTCGATGCATCCGGAACACTGCTGAGCGTGGTCTATTTTTGCTATCTGTTTGGCTTTGCCAAGGCGGCGATCATGCCATTTCATGGCTGGCTACCCGCTGCGATGGTGGCGCCCACTCCGGTCAGTGCACTGCTCCACGCGGTGGCGGTGGTCAAAATGGGTGTGTTCTGCCTGTTGCGGGTGATCTTCCATGTCATGGGCGTGGACCTGATGGGCAGCCTTGGGTTGGGTATTGCCACCGCCTATCTGGTGTCTTTCACCATCGTGATGGCCTCGATTTATGCGCTGACCCGCGATGACCTAAAGGCGCGGTTGGCCTATTCAACGGTCAGCCAATTGTCCTACATCATTTTGGGCGCGGTCTTGCTGACACCGATGGCGGCTGTGGGCGGCGTGACCCATATCGCCGCCCATGCGTTCTCCAAGATCACTCTGTTTTTCTGCGCCGGATCGATCTACTGCGCCTCGCATCGGCGCAATATCAGTGATTTGGCCGGGATCGGTCGACACTTGCCCTGGACGATGGGCGCGTTTTTCATCGGCACGCTTGGGATGATTGGACTGCCGCCCACGGGTGGGTTCATCAGCAAATGGTATCTGGTTTTGGGCTCGGCTCAGGCAGGCGAGATGGTGTTTCTGGTGGTTCTGTTGGCCAGTGCTGTGCTGAATGCGGCGTATTTTTTACCCATAACCTACACAGCTTTCTTTGAGCGGTCCAAGCCGTCGCAAGATCAAACTCTCGTTGCGATGCAGGAGGTGCGCGAGATTCCGATGGTGGCAGTGCCGCTTATGATCTCGGCGTTGCTGTCGGTGGCTTTGGGACTGAACCCTGGATTTTTTGTTGAACTGGCGCAGCTTGTAATGCGCGGAGCGGGATTGGGATGA
- a CDS encoding Na(+)/H(+) antiporter subunit D has product MIEGLHPALLMLLGALVLPLFRGIWQKVLSVLVPVLALIAVAQISPGSSAEFRFAGVDLVMFQADQLSLVFAWVFAIMAVIGNIYAWHINDTGQRVSAFLYIGSAFGVVFAGDWFTLLVAWEVMAFASAYLIFASASKAAVAAGFRYLMVHVAGGVLLFGGIILHGVQTGSYLTGPLDHGAGGLAYNLILISFMLNAAVPPLSAWLTDAYPEATVTGAVFLSAFTTKTAVYVLIRNYPGAEVLVGFGVAMALYGVVFAVLENDCRRLLGYHIISQVGYMVAAVGMGTEMALNGAASHAFAHILYKGLLFMGAGAVILMTGRRKLTEMGGLYRTMPITVFLYMIGALAISAFPLFSGFVSKSMIISAANGDHRAAVALLLTVASSGTFLHTGLKLPYYMFFGKDCGLRPAEPPVNMLLAMGLAALFCIGIGVFPQLLYAQLPYPVDYHPYSGSHVTESLGLLMFTLLAFVLFLKYLDPEKTISLDTDWFYRRGASLFMWIARRPVLIWEQWLITLGDGAGLRLMHRLSRVSLRLDTQVIDAAVNGVALTALRLGMLLRHLQSGIVSHYALAMIVGLILLFGWPLYVAMGAP; this is encoded by the coding sequence ATGATTGAAGGACTTCACCCAGCCTTGCTGATGCTGCTTGGAGCACTGGTCCTGCCCTTATTTCGCGGGATCTGGCAAAAAGTGTTGTCGGTGCTGGTGCCGGTCCTGGCTTTGATTGCAGTGGCACAGATCTCCCCGGGCAGCAGCGCTGAATTCCGCTTTGCCGGGGTTGATCTGGTGATGTTTCAGGCTGATCAGCTGTCGCTGGTGTTTGCCTGGGTGTTTGCGATCATGGCGGTTATTGGCAATATCTACGCCTGGCACATCAATGACACCGGTCAGCGGGTCTCGGCTTTCCTATATATCGGCAGCGCCTTTGGCGTGGTTTTTGCCGGCGATTGGTTCACCCTGCTGGTGGCCTGGGAGGTCATGGCCTTTGCTTCGGCCTATCTGATATTCGCCTCAGCCAGTAAAGCGGCCGTGGCGGCTGGGTTTCGCTATCTCATGGTGCATGTGGCCGGTGGCGTGTTGCTGTTTGGTGGCATCATCCTGCATGGGGTGCAGACGGGCTCGTATTTGACCGGACCGCTGGACCATGGGGCAGGCGGGCTGGCCTATAACCTGATCCTGATCTCCTTCATGCTGAACGCCGCCGTGCCGCCGCTCAGTGCCTGGCTGACCGATGCCTACCCTGAGGCAACGGTGACCGGCGCAGTGTTTCTCAGCGCCTTTACCACCAAAACCGCCGTCTATGTGCTGATCCGCAATTACCCCGGCGCCGAGGTGCTGGTGGGGTTTGGCGTGGCGATGGCCCTGTATGGCGTGGTGTTTGCGGTGCTGGAAAATGACTGCCGCAGGTTGCTGGGCTACCACATCATCAGTCAGGTCGGCTATATGGTGGCCGCCGTGGGTATGGGAACCGAGATGGCGCTGAACGGCGCCGCCTCGCATGCCTTTGCCCATATTCTGTACAAGGGGCTGCTGTTCATGGGGGCGGGGGCGGTGATCCTGATGACGGGGCGGCGCAAACTGACCGAGATGGGCGGCTTGTATCGCACCATGCCTATCACGGTTTTCCTGTATATGATCGGCGCGCTGGCGATATCGGCCTTTCCGCTGTTCAGCGGCTTTGTCAGCAAAAGCATGATCATTTCCGCCGCCAATGGCGACCATCGTGCAGCGGTGGCGCTGCTGCTGACCGTGGCCTCGTCCGGTACATTTCTGCACACCGGGTTAAAGCTGCCGTATTACATGTTCTTCGGCAAAGATTGTGGTCTGCGCCCGGCTGAACCGCCGGTGAACATGTTGCTGGCGATGGGGCTGGCGGCGCTGTTTTGCATCGGCATCGGTGTCTTCCCACAGCTGTTATACGCGCAACTGCCCTATCCGGTGGACTATCACCCCTATAGCGGTTCCCATGTCACCGAGAGCCTGGGTCTGTTGATGTTCACGCTGCTGGCTTTTGTTTTGTTCCTGAAATATTTGGATCCGGAAAAGACCATCAGCCTGGACACCGATTGGTTTTATCGTCGCGGTGCCAGCCTGTTCATGTGGATCGCCCGCCGCCCGGTTCTGATCTGGGAGCAATGGCTGATTACGCTGGGTGACGGCGCCGGGTTGCGGCTGATGCATCGCCTGTCGCGGGTCAGTCTGCGCCTTGATACGCAGGTGATAGATGCTGCGGTGAACGGCGTGGCACTGACCGCGCTGCGCCTTGGCATGCTGTTGCGGCATCTGCAGTCCGGCATCGTGTCGCATTACGCGCTGGCGATGATTGTCGGGCTGATCCTGCTCTTTGGCTGGCCGCTTTATGTCGCGATGGGTGCGCCATGA
- a CDS encoding NADH-quinone oxidoreductase subunit A gives MPIDYLPVFLMVAAIVALSAFILTLSRLIRPNNPYPEKNRPYECGVDHVGEASAGLFKVQYFVIAILFVVFDVETMFLFPWAVVLRDMGMFGYIEMFVFIVLLLVGFAYAWIKGALEWES, from the coding sequence ATGCCTATTGACTACCTACCGGTGTTTTTGATGGTTGCGGCGATTGTCGCCTTGTCGGCCTTCATCCTGACCCTGTCCCGATTGATCCGCCCAAATAATCCATATCCCGAAAAGAACCGCCCCTATGAGTGCGGCGTCGACCACGTGGGCGAGGCCTCGGCTGGGTTATTCAAGGTGCAGTATTTTGTGATCGCCATCCTGTTTGTGGTCTTCGATGTGGAAACCATGTTCTTGTTTCCCTGGGCTGTTGTGCTGCGCGACATGGGGATGTTTGGTTATATCGAGATGTTCGTCTTCATCGTGCTGTTGCTGGTGGGGTTTGCCTATGCCTGGATCAAGGGGGCATTGGAATGGGAATCCTAA